tcagaAGCCAGAAACGGGTCAGCTGTTCTTGTGAATAGTAAGACTAGAAATGTCAATAAGCGTCACAGTAGTGCCGTAGCATGGAACTCACCAAACTCCCTTGATAATAGCAACAGACCAGTGTCAGTCATTGCCGTTTCCAATGACGATGATGCTAACATTGATGATATCAACGAcgaattatttaaattattgagAGACTCACGTCAATTACATCgtgaaattgttgatggaTTATTGAAAGGTTTGAAAATCCCACCATCTGGTATTGCCGCTGATTTGACAAGAAAGGAAGTTCTCTTCCCATCaagaattatcatcatcattttgtCAGACATGTGGAGATTGGGGTTGACCAAAGAAAGTGAAGATTTCCTTGGAGAAGTCTTGTcatcaattcaaatgattGTTTCTGCTTTGaaggatgatgatgttatACCTCATGGTGCATTTTGGTTATCAAACACCCATGAATTGTATTCCTTTGTGTCATATGCTCAACATACTATCATTGCTAATGACAACTTGGCTCATGAAATGAGTGAAGAAGAGTTTGATGAATATCTTAAGTTGGTGGCAGTTGTGAAGGAAGATTTCGAATCACTTTCCTACAATATTTACAATATGtggatgaagaagatggaAAAAGATTTGGAGAAGAAAGCTGTGTCGGCCGTTGTATTGTCACAAGCATTGCCCGGGTTCATGGCTCCTGAGAGCTCTCCATTCTTGGCCAAAGTGTTTTCCGGTGGAGTTCAATACAAAATGGATGATATTTTAAGTTTCTTCAACACAGTCTACTGGGCTATGAAAtcatattttattgaaatggAGGTTATAAATGAAGTTatcattgaattattgaGATTTGTTGATGCCTTGTGtttcaatgatttgatcATGAGAAGAAATTTCTTGTCTTGGAAAAGAGGTTTGCAATTAAACTATAATGTTACAAGATTGGAAGAATGGTGTAAAAGTCatgatattgaagaagGATCAAACTATTTGAGTCATTTGTTACAAGCAGCTAAATTGTTACAATTGAGAAAGAATACCCCTGATGATATTAGCATAATATATGAAATTTGTTTTGCTTTGAAACCAatccaaattcaaaaattgatttctcAATATTATGTTGCTGATTATGAAACTCCAATTGCTCCTAATGTGTTACAAGCTGTTGCTGATAAAGTCAAAGAAAGTGATTCCAGTAATTCGGACGATTTGTTTGAATTGGTTTCAACCGATGGACATTTCAATGATCCTTTCAGAAATATTGCATTAAGACCATTCTCAAGAGTTGAAGCTTATGTTCCAGCTTGGTTGAATTTACCAGTCATTAGAAGAATAGTTGAATTGGTTGCTAAAAACGCTTCTGTACAAGAATCACAATCTGCAATAGGAGTCGAAGAAGAAGCTAACGGATTGTGATATAATAGATATTAATGTGTATTTTTGTTATTCGTCGTTGACTGACTAACCAAaactttttattattattagttttttttttttattattattattattactaatactttttatattgtttattttcatttatatagggtttcttttgttttattattatataaattctAACTAGTGTATAATGAATATTTCTTATTGGTTTAATTTTGCacttttatttatttatttcttctgGAGTTTTCGTTTTCATTTGTACGGCATGAACACCATGGTTTTTTAACTCATCagatattaatgaatacACTAATCTATGTCTAGCAGGTAATGATTTCCCTTTAAATACATCACTAACAATTTCTAATCTAAAATGTGATTCTGTGGTATTTTTAGCTCCTCTAATGCCAGCATGATGTGCATGTTTATatgaatcattatcaattttgaaatatgACGGTTTGAATTCGTTTGTGATTTTGGATATTATCGATGATTCAATTGGTCCTGGAGTTTCCGAATGTAATATTTGAGGAGTTGTAGCTGTGGACATTCTGCGTATAAACAGCCTTAGCATAATCAAGCGACGAAGAGAGTGAGAAGGATGTGGTGTATAGTTCTAGGATACAATATTTTGTAGAAAATGTTCTGGAGGTGAAAGtaatttttctcttttgttTCTGTCTGGgtggatttttttttttttttttggctgATTCATGGCACTACCAATTtctataataataattgtataATATAGAAGTACATTATATAAACTCTACTTTCTTTTGATATAGTCATTATAGACACCTCTAAACACTTTAGCAGCTGAATGTCTTCCGGTATAAAATGGTACCAATCCAATCACAATCAATGTGGTATATAACCAAATTAAAGCAACAGTGACATACCCTTTAAAGTACGCTCCTGTGAATACCCAATCTCGATACACAGACATTGGCCAAATGACCCAAGTAACTAACAATATAAAAACCACAGAACCAGTAGATATTTTGATCCAAAAATCGATTTCTCGATCGGTTAATTGAGAAGGCagcttttgttgttgttgttgttgttccaaACTAGATGCTTCATCAGATTCAAAATTCACATCTACCCCATCTTGCTTTTCCTTAGGAGTAATTGGTGTGTCACCAACAATATCTACTTCAGATGAACTATCACCATCAACTATCAAATTCActtgtttcaatttattccagtcaaatttttctggtttaataaatgaaataataatgctCAATATTCCAGGCAACAACAACGCTGTTAATGACCCGTATAATGCTGGTAATTGACCACCAGTTGATTCTATGGTGACTGATCCATAAAAGTGATAAGCTGTTGAAATCCACACCGCTAACCCTGCAGCAAACCCAACAATTGGAGAAATAAATGCTGCCCAAAATGTTTGTCTGTCCCATGTAACAGTGAAAATCAATGGAATAACACCTGGACAAATAGCCATGGGTATAAAATATCCAAACCAAGTCATATTGACACCAACATAATGTAGCATAATACTGAATCCAGCAATACCCAACCCAAACACGACACAAGTTATATGGGAAACATTGATCATAGACTTGTTTTGTGCATTAGGgtgaatatattttttgtaaatGTCAAATGAGACAATCGAAGATACCGAAACCATTTGAGCAGAAACAGTTGATGTGACTGCTAAatacaaaatcaataataatgcaCCAACCCCTCCATTCCCTAAAATTGCTTTTAACACATAAGGTAAAACAAATCcagaatcaatttcatattgTGTCATCTTTCGAGGATATGTGGGGAATGATGGATCAGATTCCAAAAAATGCAGTGACCCTCCAATAATGGCACTAATTGGCCACACATtggaaaatattaaaaatgcCGTTAAAAGATAAGCTGGAACTGTAGCTCTAGGACTGGCTGAAAATGTTTTCTGCCAAAATGAAGAGTCCATGACTGTTAATCCAAAATTACCAGCAGTTAATACCAATCCAAATATTACTGACCCTTTTGATTTCCCTGTAAGAATTGATCCATCATAATTTCCCTCAATAAATTTAGTTTTACTGACTTCAAGAATTTTGTCATATAAACCATCTATCCCACCAACTTGTTCTGATGTCAAAACAGCAGTATTTATATAACACAAAACAATGAGCAATACTGTGGTGTGGACAAAATCTGTAAGGAAAGTTGCTTTCAACCCACCAACCACAGTATACAATAAAACACCAAATGGAATCAACATTGTAGAGGCAACAATATGAAGATTACCAGCAATAATAGAAATACCAGATGCACATGCCAAAATCATTGCCAGACAAGAACAAATATTACAAATCAAAGATAACACCAAGTAAAGTAAATGTGCTGCCTTACCATATCGCAATTGCACAGCTTCTAATGAAGTATGTGCTGTTGGAATCCTTTTCTTAGCATGAATACCAATAACACTCATCACCGCAATCTGAATTGCAAGACCAGCTCCGTAATAATACCCAGCCTGTACCCCATAATTATAAGTCATCAGTGatacaaataaaaattctGTACTCCAACTCCAACTCGAATAAACTGCTGATGCTGAAAGGAAAGTACCCACTGAACGATTTGCAACAGAAAATGTTTCAGTACTATTTGCGTTCTCATGAAGGTATTTTTGTAACAAAAATGTAGTTAAGATCATACCTCCAGCAAACACTGCTCCAACACCAATTAAAACACCATACCCAGCTGCTTGGTTTAACAAATGAACTGAACTTTCCGACATCgtgatttatatatatatataaaaacaGTCAATGTGTAAAAAGTCCTCTAATTAAACTTGGTAGTCTGTTAAATTTTCAGAACAATCAAATCACACTGGCTTTCTTGTCTATTTATAGATGTCATAATCTGGAAAGATCGAtctttaatcaaattaatcaTTGTTTTCCACAAAAGTTACATATTACACACAGTTATTCGGCTGACATTTATTCCTAGCCGAAACAGGTTTGCTCACATAAAAAGGATTGCGAGTactaaaattaaaaaatttaaatgaatgTGCATATTATATTATGTGAACTGTGGCGTATCTTTTGCAATTATGTGGTTTGAATCTCAGTGCACTTTTGCCAAGATGGGTTTTTGGAACAACTGAAAAAACGTCGATCAAATAAGAGGTTTGTTCTTATATctgattcaacaatttaGATCTAACCTATCAGGATGCATGGATTAACAAGATCTAGTAGAATATTCCCCGGTTCTAGACTTTATGGTGAGATTTAGTTTCTTTAATCTAACAAACTGTGATCTCCAAgacatttttcaatcaattgcCAATACAGTAAGTCAACAGTTCAGTCATATTTTATATATCCATAGAAGATGTAAGAATAACGCTAAAAGATATTGAGGGAGACAGAAGAACCATGGTTTGCGCTAATATCAAGGATTTTTCACACCACAAATGGTTGATTGTATATGGTAGTGTCAATGCTCAAATTATACTTGATTTTCCAAGGCAACTTAGACTGTAATGATGTAGTCTTGTTgtatttcatttcaattaaaCTTTCCCAATCTTGTtcttttgatgatgaagttttaatcaaaaattCGAAATTGTTAAAAGTCTTGGCTAgagtttgtttgttttacaCTTGTGAATgtaaaatcaaacaagttGTAAAAGTAGTCCACCATTTAAAGTTTCAATATGGTAAAAGTCTCAATTCGAGAGTTTTTGGCCAGGCATTGTGGAACTTCATCTAGAAGCCCTTTGTCTTTTTTGCATCAAGTTTTCTCTACTAACAATAGATTGTCTAAGGACGTTAGAAACCACAAGGCGTAcgaaaattataaaataaagTCATTACGCTGGTTCATAATATCgtcaaatgaaaaaaaaaaaaaatacttgtGCCATTTTTGTTAGTTGTTCTTGCAGGATCCAGATATTTGGTATTCAGTAACTTTGTTTCCATTGGGAATCTCTCCAGTTAGAGTTATTCAACAGTAAGATAAACCAGAACCACGATCAAACGCCCGTAAAGATAATAAG
This is a stretch of genomic DNA from Candida dubliniensis CD36 chromosome 1, complete sequence. It encodes these proteins:
- a CDS encoding urea transporter, putative (Similar to C. albicans DUR3;~Similar to S. cerevisiae DUR3), which produces MSESSVHLLNQAAGYGVLIGVGAVFAGGMILTTFLLQKYLHENANSTETFSVANRSVGTFLSASAVYSSWSWSTEFLFVSSMTYNYGVQAGYYYGAGLAIQIAVMSVIGIHAKKRIPTAHTSLEAVQLRYGKAAHLLYLVLSLICNICSCSAMILACASGISIIAGNLHIVASTMLIPFGVLLYTVVGGLKATFLTDFVHTTVLLIVLCYINTAVLTSEQVGGIDGLYDKILEVSKTKFIEGNYDGSILTGKSKGSVIFGLVLTAGNFGLTVMDSSFWQKTFSASPRATVPAYLLTAFLIFSNVWPISAIIGGSSHFLESDPSFPTYPRKMTQYEIDSGFVLPYVLKAILGNGGVGALLLILYLAVTSTVSAQMVSVSSIVSFDIYKKYIHPNAQNKSMINVSHITCVVFGLGIAGFSIMLHYVGVNMTWFGYFIPMAICPGVIPLIFTVTWDRQTFWAAFISPIVGFAAGLAVWISTAYHFYGSVTIESTGGQLPALYGSLTALLLPGILSIIISFIKPEKFDWNKLKQVNLIVDGDSSSEVDIVGDTPITPKEKQDGVDVNFESDEASSLEQQQQQQKSPSQLTDREIDFWIKISTGSVVFILLVTWVIWPMSVYRDWVFTGAYFKGYVTVALIWLYTTLIVIGLVPFYTGRHSAAKVFRGVYNDYIKRK